GGAGCAGTACAACCAGCTGTTCACCATGCACGGCACGGTGATGCTGCTGCTCTACGCGACCCCGATCGTGTTCGGCTTCGCCAACTTCGTCCTGCCGCTCCAGATCGGCTCGCCGGACGTGGCGTTCCCGCGCCTCAACGCCTTCTCCTACTGGCTGTACCTGTTCGGCGGCCTGATCGTGATGGCGGGCTTCCTCACCCCGGGCGGCGCGGCCGACTTCGGCTGGTTCGCCTACACGCCGCTGTCCAACGCCATCCACTCGCCCGGCGCGGGCGCCGACCTGTGGATCTCCGGCCTGGTCGTCGGTGGTCTGGGCACCATCCTCGGCGCGGTCAACATGATCACCACCGTGGTCTGCCTCCGGGCGCCCGGCATGACCATGTTCCGCATGCCGATCTTCACCTGGAACATCCTGGTGACGAGCGTGCTGGTGCTGCTGGCGTTCCCGATCCTGACCGCCGCGCTGCTGGGCCTGCTGGCCGACCGGCACCTGGGCGCCCACGTGTTCGACCCCGCCAACGGCGGCGTGATCCTGTGGCAGCACCTGTTCTGGTTCTTCGGCCACCCCGAGGTCTACATCGTCGCGCTGCCGTTCTTCGGCATCGTCAGCGAGATCTTCCCGGTGTTCAGCCGCAAGCCGCTGTTCGGCTACAACGGCCTGGTCTACGCCACCCTCGGCATCGCGGCGCTGTCCGTGGCCGTGTGGGCGCACCACATGTACGCCACCGGCGCGGTGCTGCTGCCGTTCTTCGCCTTCATGACCTTCCTGATCGCCGTGCCGACCGGCATCAAGTTCTTCAACTGGATCGGCACGATGTGGAAGGGGCAGCTGACGTTCGAGTCACCGATGCTGTTCAGCATCGGCTTCATCGTCACCTTCCTCTTCGGCGGCCTGTCCGGCATCCTGCTGGCCGCGCCGGCGATCGACTTCCACGTCTCGGACACGTACTTCGTCGTCGCGCACTTCCACTACGTGCTCTACGGCACGATCGTGTTCGCCACCTTCGCGGGCATCTACTTCTGGTTCCCGAAGATCACCGGCCGGATGCTGGACGAGCCGCTGGGCAAGCTCCACTTCTGGCTCACGTTCCTCGGCTTCCACGCCACGTTCCTGGTGCAGCACTGGCTGGGCAACGAGGGCATGCCGCGCCGGTACGCCGACTACCTGCCCGGTGACGGCTTCACCACGCTGAACACGATCTCCACCATCGGCGCCTACATCCTGGGCGCGTCGACGCTGCCGTTCATCTGGAACATCTTCAAGTCCTACCGGTACGGCGAGACCGTGCACGTGGACGACCCGTGGGGCTTCGGCAACTCGCTGGAGTGGGCGACCTCCTGCCCGCCGCCGCGGCACAACTTCACCGAGCTGCCCCGCATCCGCTCGGCGCGCCCGGCCTTCGAGCTGCACTACCCGCACATGATCGAGCGCATCCACGACGAGGCGCACGTGACCTTCACCGGCAAGGCGATCCCGCACGAGAAGGCCAAGCCCGGCCCGCTGGAGAAGGCGGGCGAGGTCGTGCAGTCGGGCACGGCCTCGGAGGGCACCGAGGGCGACCACAAGTAACCTCGAACGCAGGTTCACCGGCGAGCCCCGGACGACCGCACGCGCGGGCGCCGGGGCTCGCCGTTGTCTGGCATAGGAGCCGTCGTGACCAAGCCCACCGCCACACCCGTCCTGATCACGGTCACCGGACCGGACAAGCCGGGGGTGTCCTCGGTGCTGTTCGCGGTGCTGACCCGGCACGGGGTGGAGATCCTCGACGTCGAGCAGGTCGTCATCCGCGGCCGGTTGGTGCTCGGCGTGCTCGTCGCCGCCGACCGCGACCCCGAGGGCCTCCAGGAGGCCGTCGAGCAGGCCATGGCGACGGTGTCCATGCACGTCGAGGTGGAGCTCGGCGCGGACTCCCGGCGCACCGCGCGCCTGGAGTCCAGCCACGTGATCATCCTGCTCGGCCGCCCGGTGACGGCCCGCGCGTTCACCGAGGTGGCGCGGCGGCTGGCGGCGCTGGGCGTGAACATCGACGCCATCCGCGGCGTGGCCGACTACCCGGTCACGGGCCTGGAGCTGCGGGTGTCCGTGGCCGCCGACACGGGCGAGAGCGACGCGGCCCTGCGGTCGGCGCTGGCCGAGGTGGCGGTGCGCGGCGGCCTGGACATCGCGGTGGAGCGGGCCGGGCTGACCCGGCGCGCCAAGCGGCTGATCGTGTTCGACGTCGACTCCACGCTCATCCAGGGCGAGGTGATCGAGATGCTGGCCGCGCACGTGGGCGTGGAGGAGCGGGTCAAGGAGATCACCGACGCGGCGATGCGCGGCGAGCTGGACTTCACCGAGTCGCTGCGGCGGCGGGTGGCGCTGCTGGAGGGCCTGGACGAGTCGGTGCTCGACGAGGTGGCGGCCTCGCTGGAGCTGACCCCGGGCGCCCGCACCACGGTGCGCACCCTCAAGCGGCTCGGGTTCCGCTGCGGCGTGGTCTCCGGCGGGTTCACCAGGGTCATCCAGCGGCTGGTGGACGACCTGGGGCTGGACTTCTGCGCGGCCAACGAGCTGGAGGTCGTCGACGGCAGGCTCACCGGGCGCGTGGTCGGCGACGTGGTGGACCGGGCGGGCAAGGCGGTGGCGCTGCGGCGGTTCGCCGAGCGGGAGGGCGTGCAGCTCGCCCAGACCGTGGCCGTCGGCGACGGCGCCAACGACATCGACATGCTCGGCGCGGCCGGGCTGGGCGTGGCGTTCAACGCCAAGCCCGCGCTGCGGGAGGTCGCCGACACCGCGCTGTCGCACCCGTTCCTGGACGCGGTGCTGTTCGTGCTCGGCGTGACCAGGGCCGAGGTGGAGGCCGCGGACGCGGCGGACGGGCTGGAGCTGAACCGCCTGTGAACCCGATCCTGCGGATGCTGGTCGACCGGCACTACGCCACCGACGTGGAGGACCCGGCGCAGGTCCGGGCGATGCCGGTGGTGCTGCGCATCGAGCGGTCGGCGCCGCCGTCGCGGACCGACGTGCTGGAGGCCGCGGCGGCGGCCGCGGTCGCGGTGTGCCTGGACGAGCGGGCCCTGCCGGGCGGCGAGTGGCACGACGAGGTGGTGGCGTGGGTGCGCGGCCGCATCCGCAAGGTGTCGCGGCGGGCCCGCGGCGCGCACTGGGAGGCCGTGCAGGCGCTGCCGGGGGTGACGATCACCGTCGGCACGGCGTCGGCGCGGGCGTTCGTGCCCGGTCGGGTCGCGGACCTGCCCAAGGAGCTGAGCCGGTTGCAGATCTCGGGCAGCGAGCTGCCGCCGGACGAGCCGGGCGCGGTGCCGCCGGGCGCGTACGAGCTGTGGCTGAACCCGCGGGTGGAGATGACCGCGGGCAAGGCCGCCGCGCAGGTGGGGCACGCGTCGATGCTGCTCGCGCCGCGCCTGTCGGAGACCGGGCTGAAGGACTGGGCCGAGGTGGACTACCGGTGCGCGGTGCGCACGCCGTCGCCCGCGGACTGGGACGAGCTGGTCGCGCGGCCGGGCGTCGTGCTGGTCCGCGACGCCGGGTACACCGAGGTCGCGCCCGGTACCGCGACCGTGGCGGTGAACCACCGGTTCGCGTGAAGTTTGGTTCGTCCGGTTCGCGGTAATCATCCACGGCGTGGGCCTGTTGGACGTGCTGGACGCCAGACTCGGTGACGGGCTGGAGAGCCTGCTGTGCGCGCACCACGCCCGGCGGCTGCGCCGGCTGGGCTGGGGCGGGGTGTTCGCCGGGGACGGCGGCTGGTGGTCGCCCCGGCGGCCCGTGCGCGAGGGCAACCGGGTCGAGGTGCTGGTCGACGGGCACGAGGTGCTGCCCGCGATCGCCGAGGCGATCTCGTCGGCGCGGCGGTCGGTGCACCTGGCCGGGTGGTGCGCGAGCCCGGACTTCCGGCTGACCCGCGAACCCGGCGCGCCGACGCTGCGCGAGCTGCTGGCGTCGGCGGCGGAGCGGGTGCCGGTGCGGGTGCTGCTGTGGGCGGGGCCGCCGGTGCCGATGTTCGAGCCGACGCGCAAGCGGGTGCTGGCGAGCAGGCGGGAGTTCATGCGCGACAGCGCCGTGTCGTGCGTGGTCGACGCCCGCGAGCGGACCCTGCACTGCCACCACGAGAAGGTCGTGGTGGTCGACGACGAGGTGGCCTTCGTCGGCGGCATGGACCTCACCGCGGTCGAGGGCGACCGGCACGACACGCCCGAGCACCCGCCGCGCCACCCGCTGGGCTGGCACGACATCGGCACCCGGCTGCGCGGCCCGATCGTGGCGGACGTGGCCGAGCACTTCCGCGACCGCTGGCAGGAGATCGCGGGCGAGGAGCTGCCGCCGGTGGCCGTGCCGGGACCGGCGGGCACGTCGTCGGCGCAGCTCGTGCGCACCATCCCGGAGCGCACCTACGACTTCATCCCGCGCGGCGAGTTCAGCCTGCTCGACTCCTACCTGCGGGCGCTGCGCTCGGCCGAGCGGCTGGTGTACCTGGAGAACCAGTTCCTGTGGTCGCCCGAGGTCACCGAGATCCTGATCGACAAGCTGCGCAACCCGCCGGACCCGCGGTTCCGGGTGGTCCTGGTGCTGCCGCGCAAGCCCAGCAACGGCGCCGACACCACCCGCGGCCAGCTGGGCAGGCTGATCGACGCCGACGACGGCGGCCGCAGGCTGGTCGCGGCCACCCTCACCTCGCACGACGGCGCGACCTCGTCGTCGGTGTACGTGCACGCCAAGCTGGCCGTCGTGGACGACCGCTGGCTCAGCGTCGGCTCGGCCAACCTCAACGAGCACTCGCTGTTCAACGACACCGAGGTCAACGTCGTGACCGACGACGCGGACCTGGCCCGCCGCACCCGGCTGCGGCTGTGGTCGGAACACCTCCAGCGCCCGGTCGACGAGGTCGCCGGTGAGCCGGAGGACGTGGTCGACCACCTGTGGCGGGGCACGCTGGAGTCGGAGGGCAAGCACCGGATCGCCGCGCTGCCGGGCGTCTCCCGCCGGGCCGGGCGGCTCCAGGGCCCGCTGCGCGGCCTCCTGGTCGACGGCTGAGGTGTTACCGGCGTCACTTCCGGTGGCCGCCCCTCGTTCCACGCGTCGGCGGAAGCGCGGAACGAGGGGGCGGACCGTGGACAACGGCTGCGCGGACGCCAACGGCCTGCACGAGGACCTGCGCGACCCGTCCCGGCACGCCACCTCGACCCGCACGCCCACCCAGGACGACTGCACCACCAACGACAACGCCTGCCGCTGCCGGCCGACTTCCCGGACTGGGGGGCTCGGGAAAACCGGCTGCTCCACCAGGCCGGCCGCGGGCACCATGCCCGCATGCCGGACTTGCGGTGGGACGAGGTCAAGCCCTTCTTCGACCCGGAGCTGATGGGCTCGCTGCCCGACGGGTGCGTGCCGGGCACCGCGGTCGAGGACTGGCAGGCGCTGCTCGACCTGATCCGGACGAGCGGTTGGCGATGGGAGCTCACCCGGGGCGGGACCCCGGTCCCGGGGCCGCTGCCGACCGCGGAGGAGTTGCTCGCGCGCCAGGACGGCGAGGTGCTCGGCCTGTTGGCCGTCTGGCCGACGCCGGGGGTGCGGGTCAACTTCTGGCCGTTCTCCGCCGAGGACGTCGACTACGACTTCGACCTGCGCGAACTCCAGGGCCAGGCCGGGGTGGACGCCGTGTGCGGGTTCCTGGCCGCGGTCGGCCGCCGGCTGGGCAAGCGGGCGGGCATGGGCGGTGAGGGCAGCGGGGGGCACCCGGTCCTCGCCTACGACCCGGAGGTCGACCGCGTGGTGCTGCCGGAGGATTCCCCCGGGTTCCGCTAGGCCCCGGGCAGCAGGTCGACCAGGAAGTGCTGGGCGGCGCCGTCGGAGCAGGGGCGCTGCACGACCTCCGCGCCGGGCGCGGTCTCGTCGTCGGCGATGGCCAGGCACAGGTCGCCGCCCGCGCGGCGCAGCCGGAAGGCGCGCGAGCCGGGCACGCGCTCGACCCGGAACAACTGCGCGTCCTTGTCGGCGAGGCAGTTGTCCTGCGGTTCGAGCAGGCCCGGCGCGGGCTCGTGGTCCATCACCGTCAGGCACCCCAGCCCCCTGTCCTCCGGGTGCTCCCACTTGATGTTGACCAGGCCGGTGGCGACGGGCTGGAGGAACGTCCGCGGGCCGGGCTCGGCGCAGGGGCGCTGGACCGCTACGGCGGAGTCGTAGCGGCCGGCGCGGTCGCGGCCCTCGGTGACGCACAGGTCGGGGGTGCGGGCGGGGCGGATGCCGGCCCAGTGGCCGGCGGGGGCCAGGGCCAGGGTTTCCGAGGTGTCCGCCGGGTCGCCCACCGGGGGGTTGGTGATCGGTTGGTCCTTGAACGCGGTGAAGTCGAGCACGCTGGTCACCACGGCGACCACGACCAGCACGAAGGCCACGGCCAGCAGGCGCTCCCGGGTGAGGGGCCGGGGTGCCGGAGAGGTGGGGTCGGCGGTGACCCGGGGTTCGGCGGAGGTCGCGAACAGGACTGGTTCGGCGGAGGTCCCGGGGGCGGGCTCCGGGTGGTCGTCGGGCGTGGCCCTGGGTTCCGCGGACCCGGCGGTCGGCTCCAGCACCGCCGCGGCGATCACCCGTTCGTAGGCGCGCGTCCACTCGGGCAGCCGGTCCCCGTCCCCGCACGCCCGGACGAACGCGGCCACCAGCGCCGGCCGGGGCAGCGTGGACCGGCGCAGGATGTCGGCCGCGGTGCTGCGGGCCAGGACGTCGCCGCGGGCCGCCGCCCGCTCCTCCAACTGCCGCAGGGTGAGCCCGGACCACTCCTTCAGCTGCCGCATGGCCGACACGAATTCCTCGGCACCACGAATTCCGTCAAGTCGAATGGGGACGTTCGCCACCCGAACATCAGTACTGGGCGCGTCGAGCGGGGTGCAATCCGCCGTCCAGAGCCTTGTCCGACCGCTCGGACAGAACCTGTGACCAGCGCAGACACCCGGTCCTGTCCGGGACGGCCGCATCCCCTTGGCACGCCGCGGTTGATCGGGACAGACTGGCGTGGCAACCGGACGCGGCCCCCGGTCGGAGCACCCGCCGAATTCTCCGCGGAAATCGCCGGTTCCTTCGCGCGGCAAATCCGAACCCGATCGGGCCGGCGCGCGAACGACCACCGGGGGCCACGACGGGGACCCGGGCGGGAGGGGGGACGGGCGGTGCCGGGCAGGGGGAGTCCCGGGACGCCGGACCCGACCGGGCGGCACGGGGGGAGGTCCGGTCCCCGCACCAGCGGGGGCCGGACCTCGGTACCGGGCCCTCAGGCGTTGGCCGCGTCCAACCGCTTCAGCGCGGCCCGCACCACCTCGGGGTCGTAGGTGGTCCAGAACGGCGGCAGGGACGCCCGCAGGAACCCGCCGTACCGGGCGGTGGCCAGGCGGGGGTCCAGGATCGCCACCACGCCCTTGTCGCTCATCGACCGCAGCAGCCGACCCGCGCCCTGCGCCAGCAGCAGCGCCGCGTGGGTGGCCGCCACGGTCAGGAACCCGTTGCCGCCGCGCGACTCGACCGCCTTCTGCCGCGCCGAGGCGAGCGGGTCGTCGGGCCGGGGGAACGGGATGCGGTCCATCACCACCAGTTGCAGCGACGGCCCGGGCACGTCCACGCCCTGCCACAGCGACAGCGTCCCGAACAGGCACGTGCGCGGGTCCTCGGCGAACCGCTTCACCAGCTGCCCCGTGGCGTCGTCGCCCTGGCACAGCACCGGGAACTCCAGCCGGTCGCGCAGCGCGTCCGCGGCCGCCTTGGCCGCGCGCATCGACGAGAACAGGCCCAGCGCCCGCCCGCCCGCCGCGTTGACCAGGCCCTCGATCTCGTCCACGTAGGACGGCTGCAGGCCGTCGCGGCCCGGTGGCGGCAGGTGCCGCGCCACGTACAGGATGCCGCTGGTGCCGTGCGAGAACGGCGAGCCCACGTCCAGGCCCGTCCACCGCGGCGCGCCCAGGTCCGACGGCGGCTCCTTGTCCGTGGCGGTGCCGGCGGCCTTCACCGACGCCGACGACGCCGGCAGGCCCCACTGCCGGGCCAGCGTGTCGAACGTGCCGCCCAGGGTCAGCGTCGCCGAGGTCAGCACCGTGGTCCGCTTGCCGAACAGCCGCTCCCGCAGCAGCCCGCCCACGCCCAGCGGCGCGACCCGCAGCGACGGCGCCCGGTCGCCGAAGTCGCCCGACACCCACACCACGTCGTGGTCGTCGTCGAACGCCTCCAGGATGCGCGCCGCGCAGTCGTGCACGTCCTCCAGCAGCGACAGCGCCAGCTTGCGCGAGGTGGCGCCCTCGACGTCCTCCTTGCGCTCGGGCCCCAGCGACGTGATGCACGCGTGCGCCGCGTCCCGGGTCGCCCGCAGCGCGCCTGCCAGCGCCTGCGGCAGCGCGTCGAGCCGCCCGGCCGGCGCGTCCTCCAGCACGATGCCCAGCCCGTCGGACGCCTCGGCCAGCCGGTCGGCCACGTCCTGGTCGATGAGCCGGCCGCAGCGCCGCGCCGCGGTCGACACCAGCGACGCGCTCAGCTCCTCGGTCGCCACCGACGTGATGCGGTCGACCAGGTCGTGCGCCTCGTCGATGACCACCACGTCGTGGTCGGGCAGCACCTGGTAGCCCTCCAGGGCGTCGACGGCGAGCATCGCGTGGTTGGTCACCACCACGTCGGCCTTGCCCGCCTCGGCCCGGGCCCGCTCGGCGAAGCAGTCCGCGCCGATCGGGCACTTGGCCACGCCCAGGCACTCCGGCCCGCTCACCGACACCTGCCGCCACGCCTGCTCGCTCACGCCCGGCACCAGCTCGTCGCGGTCACCGGTCTCGGTGTCGGACGACCACTCGTGCAGGCGCTTGACCTCGCGCCCGATCCGCGACACCGCGAACGGGTCGAACAGGGCCGCCTCCTCCGGCTCGTCCGGCGCGCCGGTGTGCAGGCGCTGCAGGCACAGGTAGTTGCGGCGGCCCTTGAGGATGGCGAACCGGGGTTCGCGGCCCAGCTCCTTCTTCAGCGCCTTGGCCAGCCGCGGCAGGTCGCGGTCGACGAGCTGGCGCTGGAGCGCGATGGTGGCGGTGGAGATGACGACGGTCGCCTCCTCGGCCACCGCGTGCCGCAGCGCGGGCACCAGGTAGGCCAGCGACTTGCCGGTGCCGGTGCCCGCCTGCACGGCCAGGTGCTCGCCGGTGCGGATCGCCCGCTCCACGGCCTCGGCCATCCTGACCTGGCCGTCCCGCTCGGCTCCGCCGACCGCCGCCACGGCGGTGGCGAGGAGTGTCCTGGTGTCGGGGATGGCGGTGATGGCGGGCACGGCGAAGACCGTACCCGGCCGCACCGTCAGTTCAGGGCGAGCACCCGGTCACCGGCCCGACAACGCGGCCCCGCGCGCCGCCGCGTCCCCGCCGCGATCCCGCGCACCACTGCTGCGCCGCCTCCCCGCCGCGGCCTCGCCGCGCCGCCGCGCCCCCGCCGATCCAGGACCTCCCCGCCGCGCCCGCCCCGCTCTGCCGCGCCACCCCGCCGCCGCACCCGCGCGCCGCCGCGCCGGCCCGGACAGCTCGACCTCGGCGGCGCGGCACGCGAGCACCAGGCCCACCGCGGCCACCAGCGTGACGACCACCACCCGGTCGAGGGAAGCGGTCCTGGTCACGGCAAGCCTCACCGGTGTTCCCCTTCTCCCTCGCCTGAAGATCGCCCGATAGGGCTATGTGATGGTCATCGGACCGGCGCACCACCCTCCGCACCCCCGGAACGAGTGGCGATCAGGGCCGTTTATTCCACCCTCCGTGGCACCGGCTGGGCGATTCGAGTGGACGTGATCGTCCGTTACGGGCAGCAACCCTTAATCCGGGCGGCCGTCCGCCGATAGGGGCAATTGCTCACGTGGAATTCACCAGAAGGGAGTTCCCTTGCCGACCCCACCACGCGCCGTTGCGCGCCGGGGCGCCCGGAC
This portion of the Saccharothrix syringae genome encodes:
- a CDS encoding RICIN domain-containing protein encodes the protein MRQLKEWSGLTLRQLEERAAARGDVLARSTAADILRRSTLPRPALVAAFVRACGDGDRLPEWTRAYERVIAAAVLEPTAGSAEPRATPDDHPEPAPGTSAEPVLFATSAEPRVTADPTSPAPRPLTRERLLAVAFVLVVVAVVTSVLDFTAFKDQPITNPPVGDPADTSETLALAPAGHWAGIRPARTPDLCVTEGRDRAGRYDSAVAVQRPCAEPGPRTFLQPVATGLVNIKWEHPEDRGLGCLTVMDHEPAPGLLEPQDNCLADKDAQLFRVERVPGSRAFRLRRAGGDLCLAIADDETAPGAEVVQRPCSDGAAQHFLVDLLPGA
- a CDS encoding peptidyl-tRNA hydrolase is translated as MLVDRHYATDVEDPAQVRAMPVVLRIERSAPPSRTDVLEAAAAAAVAVCLDERALPGGEWHDEVVAWVRGRIRKVSRRARGAHWEAVQALPGVTITVGTASARAFVPGRVADLPKELSRLQISGSELPPDEPGAVPPGAYELWLNPRVEMTAGKAAAQVGHASMLLAPRLSETGLKDWAEVDYRCAVRTPSPADWDELVARPGVVLVRDAGYTEVAPGTATVAVNHRFA
- a CDS encoding ATP-dependent DNA helicase, producing the protein MPAITAIPDTRTLLATAVAAVGGAERDGQVRMAEAVERAIRTGEHLAVQAGTGTGKSLAYLVPALRHAVAEEATVVISTATIALQRQLVDRDLPRLAKALKKELGREPRFAILKGRRNYLCLQRLHTGAPDEPEEAALFDPFAVSRIGREVKRLHEWSSDTETGDRDELVPGVSEQAWRQVSVSGPECLGVAKCPIGADCFAERARAEAGKADVVVTNHAMLAVDALEGYQVLPDHDVVVIDEAHDLVDRITSVATEELSASLVSTAARRCGRLIDQDVADRLAEASDGLGIVLEDAPAGRLDALPQALAGALRATRDAAHACITSLGPERKEDVEGATSRKLALSLLEDVHDCAARILEAFDDDHDVVWVSGDFGDRAPSLRVAPLGVGGLLRERLFGKRTTVLTSATLTLGGTFDTLARQWGLPASSASVKAAGTATDKEPPSDLGAPRWTGLDVGSPFSHGTSGILYVARHLPPPGRDGLQPSYVDEIEGLVNAAGGRALGLFSSMRAAKAAADALRDRLEFPVLCQGDDATGQLVKRFAEDPRTCLFGTLSLWQGVDVPGPSLQLVVMDRIPFPRPDDPLASARQKAVESRGGNGFLTVAATHAALLLAQGAGRLLRSMSDKGVVAILDPRLATARYGGFLRASLPPFWTTYDPEVVRAALKRLDAANA
- the serB gene encoding phosphoserine phosphatase SerB — encoded protein: MTKPTATPVLITVTGPDKPGVSSVLFAVLTRHGVEILDVEQVVIRGRLVLGVLVAADRDPEGLQEAVEQAMATVSMHVEVELGADSRRTARLESSHVIILLGRPVTARAFTEVARRLAALGVNIDAIRGVADYPVTGLELRVSVAADTGESDAALRSALAEVAVRGGLDIAVERAGLTRRAKRLIVFDVDSTLIQGEVIEMLAAHVGVEERVKEITDAAMRGELDFTESLRRRVALLEGLDESVLDEVAASLELTPGARTTVRTLKRLGFRCGVVSGGFTRVIQRLVDDLGLDFCAANELEVVDGRLTGRVVGDVVDRAGKAVALRRFAEREGVQLAQTVAVGDGANDIDMLGAAGLGVAFNAKPALREVADTALSHPFLDAVLFVLGVTRAEVEAADAADGLELNRL
- a CDS encoding phospholipase D-like domain-containing protein, coding for MGLLDVLDARLGDGLESLLCAHHARRLRRLGWGGVFAGDGGWWSPRRPVREGNRVEVLVDGHEVLPAIAEAISSARRSVHLAGWCASPDFRLTREPGAPTLRELLASAAERVPVRVLLWAGPPVPMFEPTRKRVLASRREFMRDSAVSCVVDARERTLHCHHEKVVVVDDEVAFVGGMDLTAVEGDRHDTPEHPPRHPLGWHDIGTRLRGPIVADVAEHFRDRWQEIAGEELPPVAVPGPAGTSSAQLVRTIPERTYDFIPRGEFSLLDSYLRALRSAERLVYLENQFLWSPEVTEILIDKLRNPPDPRFRVVLVLPRKPSNGADTTRGQLGRLIDADDGGRRLVAATLTSHDGATSSSVYVHAKLAVVDDRWLSVGSANLNEHSLFNDTEVNVVTDDADLARRTRLRLWSEHLQRPVDEVAGEPEDVVDHLWRGTLESEGKHRIAALPGVSRRAGRLQGPLRGLLVDG
- the ctaD gene encoding aa3-type cytochrome oxidase subunit I, with the translated sequence MTAVAPQPIATRPFGTRKAVKGSFLLRMFRTTDHKQIGIMYLVTSFAFFMVGGAMAMLIRTELARPGMQFLSQEQYNQLFTMHGTVMLLLYATPIVFGFANFVLPLQIGSPDVAFPRLNAFSYWLYLFGGLIVMAGFLTPGGAADFGWFAYTPLSNAIHSPGAGADLWISGLVVGGLGTILGAVNMITTVVCLRAPGMTMFRMPIFTWNILVTSVLVLLAFPILTAALLGLLADRHLGAHVFDPANGGVILWQHLFWFFGHPEVYIVALPFFGIVSEIFPVFSRKPLFGYNGLVYATLGIAALSVAVWAHHMYATGAVLLPFFAFMTFLIAVPTGIKFFNWIGTMWKGQLTFESPMLFSIGFIVTFLFGGLSGILLAAPAIDFHVSDTYFVVAHFHYVLYGTIVFATFAGIYFWFPKITGRMLDEPLGKLHFWLTFLGFHATFLVQHWLGNEGMPRRYADYLPGDGFTTLNTISTIGAYILGASTLPFIWNIFKSYRYGETVHVDDPWGFGNSLEWATSCPPPRHNFTELPRIRSARPAFELHYPHMIERIHDEAHVTFTGKAIPHEKAKPGPLEKAGEVVQSGTASEGTEGDHK